A portion of the Drosophila sechellia strain sech25 chromosome 2R, ASM438219v1, whole genome shotgun sequence genome contains these proteins:
- the LOC6608600 gene encoding MAGUK p55 subfamily member 7 isoform X2, with translation MLEAVMDINWDPALSKLISTLKESENLSNDQEIDFLKALLESKELNALVNVHTKVAKVGRDDRLAPVLSTSAQVLYEVLEQLSQHCHLNDDCKEAFHLLQDSHLQHLLFAHDAIAQKDFYPHLPEAPVEMDEDEETIKIVQLVKSNEPLGATIKTDEESGKIIIARIMHGGAADRSGLIHVGDEVIEVNNINVEGKTPGDVLTILQNSEGTITFKLVPADNKGAQRESKVRVRAHFDYNPDVDPYIPCKEAGLAFQRGDVLHIVAQDDAYWWQARKEHERSARAGLIPSRALQERRILHDRTQKNGTDLDSKPGSCASLCTTPPGSPRLPASSSTSSCRQPKTKKIMYDLTENDDFDREQIATYEEVAKLYPRPGVFRPIVLIGAPGVGRNELRRRLIARDPEKFRSPVPYTTRPMRTGEVAGREYIFVAREKMDADIEAGKFVEHGEYKGHLYGTSAESVKSIVNAGCVCVLSPHYQAIKTLRTAQLKPFLIHVKPPELEILKATRTEARAKSTFDEANARSFTDEEFEDMIKSAERIDFLYGHFFDVELVNGELVNAFEQLVQNVQRLENEPVWAPSMWVQ, from the exons ATGCTAGAAGCAGTTATGGACATCAACTGGGATCCTG CTCTTTCCAAACTGATCAGCACGCTCAAGGAGTCGGAGAATCTGTCTAATGACCAGGAAATCGACTTCCTAAAGGCCCTGCTTGAATCCAAGGAACTGAACGCCCTGGTCAATGTTCACACAAAGGTGGCCAAGGTGGGTCGGGATGATCGCCTGGCCCCCGTGCTCTCCACCTCTGCCCAGGTGCTGTACGAGGTCCTGGAGCAACTGTCCCAGCACTGTCACCTGAACGATGACTGCAAGGAGGCCTTTCACCTGCTGCAGGACTCCCACCTGCAG CACCTTCTGTTCGCCCACGATGCGATTGCCCAGAAGGACTTCTACCCGCACCTGCCGGAGGCGCCTGTCGAAatggacgaggacgaggagacCATCAAGATTGTGCAGCTCGTCAAGAGCAACGAGCCCCTG GGCGCCACCATTAAAACGGACGAGGAGTCGGGCAAGATAATCATCGCCAGAATCATGCACGGCGGCGCTGCAGATCGCTCCGGATTGATTCACGTCGGCGACGAGGTCATCGAGGTCAACAACATCAACGTGGAAGGCAAAACGCCGGGCGATGTGCTCACCATACTG CAAAACTCGGAGGGCACCATTACCTTTAAGCTGGTTCCCGCGGACAACAAGGGCGCCCAGCGCGAGTCCAAGGTTCGGGTGAGGGCCCACTTTGACTACAATCCAGATGTGGATCCCTACATCCCGTGCAAGGAGGCGGGTCTGGCCTTCCAGCGTGGCGATGTGTTGCACATTGTGGCCCAGGACGATGCCTACTGGTGGCAGGCGCGCAAGGAGCACGAGCGCTCGGCGAGAGCAGGTTTGATTCCCAGCCGCGCGCTGCAGGAGCGCCGCATCCTCCACGACCGTACACAGAAGAACGGCACCGATCTGGACTCGAAGC cTGGATCATGCGCCTCACTATGCACCACCCCACCCGGCTCCCCGCGTCTGCCTGCGAGTAGCAGCACCTCCTCCTGCCGCCAGCCCAAGACTAAAAAGATCATGTATGATTTGACAGAGAACGACGACTTCGACCGCGAGCAGATCGCCACGTACGAGGAGGTGGCCAAGTTGTATCCACGGCCCGGAGTCTTCAGGCCCATAGTGCTCATCGGAGCACCCGGCGTGGGGCGGAATGAACTGCGCCGCCGGCTGATAGCCCGGGATCCCGAGAAGTTCCGCAGTCCGGTGCCGT ATACCACCCGACCAATGCGCACAGGTGAAGTGGCCGGACGAGAGTATATCTTTGTGGCCCGCGAGAAAATGGACGCGGACATCGAGGCGGGAAAATTCGTGGAGCATGGCGAGTACAAGGGTCATTTGTACGGAACCTCGGCGGAGAGTGTCAAGTCGATTGTGAATGCCGGATGCGTATGTGTGCTGAGTCCGCACTACCAGGCGATCAAGACTCTGCGCACAGCTCAGCTGAAGCCCTTCCTCATCCATGTGAAGCCCCCAGAGTTGGAGATCCTGAAGGCCACGCGAACGGAGGCGCGTGCCAAATCCACATTCGACGAGGCGAATGCCAGGAGTTTTACGGACGAAGAGTTCGAGGACATGATCAAGTCTGCCGAACGCATCGATTTCCTGTACGGACACTTCTTCGACGTAGAGCTGGTCAACGGCGAACTGGTCAACGCTTTCGAGCAGCTGGTCCAGAATGTCCAGCGCCTCGAGAACGAGCCAGTATGGGCACCATCCATGTGGGTGCAGTAG
- the LOC6608600 gene encoding MAGUK p55 subfamily member 7 isoform X4 — translation MLEAVMDINWDPALSKLISTLKESENLSNDQEIDFLKALLESKELNALVNVHTKVAKVGRDDRLAPVLSTSAQVLYEVLEQLSQHCHLNDDCKEAFHLLQDSHLQHLLFAHDAIAQKDFYPHLPEAPVEMDEDEETIKIVQLVKSNEPLGATIKTDEESGKIIIARIMHGGAADRSGLIHVGDEVIEVNNINVEGKTPGDVLTILQNSEGTITFKLVPADNKGAQRESKVRVRAHFDYNPDVDPYIPCKEAGLAFQRGDVLHIVAQDDAYWWQARKEHERSARAGLIPSRALQERRILHDRTQKNGTDLDSKQNDDFDREQIATYEEVAKLYPRPGVFRPIVLIGAPGVGRNELRRRLIARDPEKFRSPVPYTTRPMRTGEVAGREYIFVAREKMDADIEAGKFVEHGEYKGHLYGTSAESVKSIVNAGCVCVLSPHYQAIKTLRTAQLKPFLIHVKPPELEILKATRTEARAKSTFDEANARSFTDEEFEDMIKSAERIDFLYGHFFDVELVNGELVNAFEQLVQNVQRLENEPVWAPSMWVQ, via the exons ATGCTAGAAGCAGTTATGGACATCAACTGGGATCCTG CTCTTTCCAAACTGATCAGCACGCTCAAGGAGTCGGAGAATCTGTCTAATGACCAGGAAATCGACTTCCTAAAGGCCCTGCTTGAATCCAAGGAACTGAACGCCCTGGTCAATGTTCACACAAAGGTGGCCAAGGTGGGTCGGGATGATCGCCTGGCCCCCGTGCTCTCCACCTCTGCCCAGGTGCTGTACGAGGTCCTGGAGCAACTGTCCCAGCACTGTCACCTGAACGATGACTGCAAGGAGGCCTTTCACCTGCTGCAGGACTCCCACCTGCAG CACCTTCTGTTCGCCCACGATGCGATTGCCCAGAAGGACTTCTACCCGCACCTGCCGGAGGCGCCTGTCGAAatggacgaggacgaggagacCATCAAGATTGTGCAGCTCGTCAAGAGCAACGAGCCCCTG GGCGCCACCATTAAAACGGACGAGGAGTCGGGCAAGATAATCATCGCCAGAATCATGCACGGCGGCGCTGCAGATCGCTCCGGATTGATTCACGTCGGCGACGAGGTCATCGAGGTCAACAACATCAACGTGGAAGGCAAAACGCCGGGCGATGTGCTCACCATACTG CAAAACTCGGAGGGCACCATTACCTTTAAGCTGGTTCCCGCGGACAACAAGGGCGCCCAGCGCGAGTCCAAGGTTCGGGTGAGGGCCCACTTTGACTACAATCCAGATGTGGATCCCTACATCCCGTGCAAGGAGGCGGGTCTGGCCTTCCAGCGTGGCGATGTGTTGCACATTGTGGCCCAGGACGATGCCTACTGGTGGCAGGCGCGCAAGGAGCACGAGCGCTCGGCGAGAGCAGGTTTGATTCCCAGCCGCGCGCTGCAGGAGCGCCGCATCCTCCACGACCGTACACAGAAGAACGGCACCGATCTGGACTCGAAGC AGAACGACGACTTCGACCGCGAGCAGATCGCCACGTACGAGGAGGTGGCCAAGTTGTATCCACGGCCCGGAGTCTTCAGGCCCATAGTGCTCATCGGAGCACCCGGCGTGGGGCGGAATGAACTGCGCCGCCGGCTGATAGCCCGGGATCCCGAGAAGTTCCGCAGTCCGGTGCCGT ATACCACCCGACCAATGCGCACAGGTGAAGTGGCCGGACGAGAGTATATCTTTGTGGCCCGCGAGAAAATGGACGCGGACATCGAGGCGGGAAAATTCGTGGAGCATGGCGAGTACAAGGGTCATTTGTACGGAACCTCGGCGGAGAGTGTCAAGTCGATTGTGAATGCCGGATGCGTATGTGTGCTGAGTCCGCACTACCAGGCGATCAAGACTCTGCGCACAGCTCAGCTGAAGCCCTTCCTCATCCATGTGAAGCCCCCAGAGTTGGAGATCCTGAAGGCCACGCGAACGGAGGCGCGTGCCAAATCCACATTCGACGAGGCGAATGCCAGGAGTTTTACGGACGAAGAGTTCGAGGACATGATCAAGTCTGCCGAACGCATCGATTTCCTGTACGGACACTTCTTCGACGTAGAGCTGGTCAACGGCGAACTGGTCAACGCTTTCGAGCAGCTGGTCCAGAATGTCCAGCGCCTCGAGAACGAGCCAGTATGGGCACCATCCATGTGGGTGCAGTAG
- the LOC6608600 gene encoding MAGUK p55 subfamily member 7 isoform X1, translating into MLEAVMDINWDPALSKLISTLKESENLSNDQEIDFLKALLESKELNALVNVHTKVAKVGRDDRLAPVLSTSAQVLYEVLEQLSQHCHLNDDCKEAFHLLQDSHLQHLLFAHDAIAQKDFYPHLPEAPVEMDEDEETIKIVQLVKSNEPLTGAQSAEPIVGATIKTDEESGKIIIARIMHGGAADRSGLIHVGDEVIEVNNINVEGKTPGDVLTILQNSEGTITFKLVPADNKGAQRESKVRVRAHFDYNPDVDPYIPCKEAGLAFQRGDVLHIVAQDDAYWWQARKEHERSARAGLIPSRALQERRILHDRTQKNGTDLDSKPGSCASLCTTPPGSPRLPASSSTSSCRQPKTKKIMYDLTENDDFDREQIATYEEVAKLYPRPGVFRPIVLIGAPGVGRNELRRRLIARDPEKFRSPVPYTTRPMRTGEVAGREYIFVAREKMDADIEAGKFVEHGEYKGHLYGTSAESVKSIVNAGCVCVLSPHYQAIKTLRTAQLKPFLIHVKPPELEILKATRTEARAKSTFDEANARSFTDEEFEDMIKSAERIDFLYGHFFDVELVNGELVNAFEQLVQNVQRLENEPVWAPSMWVQ; encoded by the exons ATGCTAGAAGCAGTTATGGACATCAACTGGGATCCTG CTCTTTCCAAACTGATCAGCACGCTCAAGGAGTCGGAGAATCTGTCTAATGACCAGGAAATCGACTTCCTAAAGGCCCTGCTTGAATCCAAGGAACTGAACGCCCTGGTCAATGTTCACACAAAGGTGGCCAAGGTGGGTCGGGATGATCGCCTGGCCCCCGTGCTCTCCACCTCTGCCCAGGTGCTGTACGAGGTCCTGGAGCAACTGTCCCAGCACTGTCACCTGAACGATGACTGCAAGGAGGCCTTTCACCTGCTGCAGGACTCCCACCTGCAG CACCTTCTGTTCGCCCACGATGCGATTGCCCAGAAGGACTTCTACCCGCACCTGCCGGAGGCGCCTGTCGAAatggacgaggacgaggagacCATCAAGATTGTGCAGCTCGTCAAGAGCAACGAGCCCCTG ACAGGAGCACAGAGTGCGGAGCCAATTGTT GGCGCCACCATTAAAACGGACGAGGAGTCGGGCAAGATAATCATCGCCAGAATCATGCACGGCGGCGCTGCAGATCGCTCCGGATTGATTCACGTCGGCGACGAGGTCATCGAGGTCAACAACATCAACGTGGAAGGCAAAACGCCGGGCGATGTGCTCACCATACTG CAAAACTCGGAGGGCACCATTACCTTTAAGCTGGTTCCCGCGGACAACAAGGGCGCCCAGCGCGAGTCCAAGGTTCGGGTGAGGGCCCACTTTGACTACAATCCAGATGTGGATCCCTACATCCCGTGCAAGGAGGCGGGTCTGGCCTTCCAGCGTGGCGATGTGTTGCACATTGTGGCCCAGGACGATGCCTACTGGTGGCAGGCGCGCAAGGAGCACGAGCGCTCGGCGAGAGCAGGTTTGATTCCCAGCCGCGCGCTGCAGGAGCGCCGCATCCTCCACGACCGTACACAGAAGAACGGCACCGATCTGGACTCGAAGC cTGGATCATGCGCCTCACTATGCACCACCCCACCCGGCTCCCCGCGTCTGCCTGCGAGTAGCAGCACCTCCTCCTGCCGCCAGCCCAAGACTAAAAAGATCATGTATGATTTGACAGAGAACGACGACTTCGACCGCGAGCAGATCGCCACGTACGAGGAGGTGGCCAAGTTGTATCCACGGCCCGGAGTCTTCAGGCCCATAGTGCTCATCGGAGCACCCGGCGTGGGGCGGAATGAACTGCGCCGCCGGCTGATAGCCCGGGATCCCGAGAAGTTCCGCAGTCCGGTGCCGT ATACCACCCGACCAATGCGCACAGGTGAAGTGGCCGGACGAGAGTATATCTTTGTGGCCCGCGAGAAAATGGACGCGGACATCGAGGCGGGAAAATTCGTGGAGCATGGCGAGTACAAGGGTCATTTGTACGGAACCTCGGCGGAGAGTGTCAAGTCGATTGTGAATGCCGGATGCGTATGTGTGCTGAGTCCGCACTACCAGGCGATCAAGACTCTGCGCACAGCTCAGCTGAAGCCCTTCCTCATCCATGTGAAGCCCCCAGAGTTGGAGATCCTGAAGGCCACGCGAACGGAGGCGCGTGCCAAATCCACATTCGACGAGGCGAATGCCAGGAGTTTTACGGACGAAGAGTTCGAGGACATGATCAAGTCTGCCGAACGCATCGATTTCCTGTACGGACACTTCTTCGACGTAGAGCTGGTCAACGGCGAACTGGTCAACGCTTTCGAGCAGCTGGTCCAGAATGTCCAGCGCCTCGAGAACGAGCCAGTATGGGCACCATCCATGTGGGTGCAGTAG
- the LOC6608600 gene encoding MAGUK p55 subfamily member 7 isoform X3, giving the protein MLEAVMDINWDPALSKLISTLKESENLSNDQEIDFLKALLESKELNALVNVHTKVAKVGRDDRLAPVLSTSAQVLYEVLEQLSQHCHLNDDCKEAFHLLQDSHLQHLLFAHDAIAQKDFYPHLPEAPVEMDEDEETIKIVQLVKSNEPLTGAQSAEPIVGATIKTDEESGKIIIARIMHGGAADRSGLIHVGDEVIEVNNINVEGKTPGDVLTILQNSEGTITFKLVPADNKGAQRESKVRVRAHFDYNPDVDPYIPCKEAGLAFQRGDVLHIVAQDDAYWWQARKEHERSARAGLIPSRALQERRILHDRTQKNGTDLDSKQNDDFDREQIATYEEVAKLYPRPGVFRPIVLIGAPGVGRNELRRRLIARDPEKFRSPVPYTTRPMRTGEVAGREYIFVAREKMDADIEAGKFVEHGEYKGHLYGTSAESVKSIVNAGCVCVLSPHYQAIKTLRTAQLKPFLIHVKPPELEILKATRTEARAKSTFDEANARSFTDEEFEDMIKSAERIDFLYGHFFDVELVNGELVNAFEQLVQNVQRLENEPVWAPSMWVQ; this is encoded by the exons ATGCTAGAAGCAGTTATGGACATCAACTGGGATCCTG CTCTTTCCAAACTGATCAGCACGCTCAAGGAGTCGGAGAATCTGTCTAATGACCAGGAAATCGACTTCCTAAAGGCCCTGCTTGAATCCAAGGAACTGAACGCCCTGGTCAATGTTCACACAAAGGTGGCCAAGGTGGGTCGGGATGATCGCCTGGCCCCCGTGCTCTCCACCTCTGCCCAGGTGCTGTACGAGGTCCTGGAGCAACTGTCCCAGCACTGTCACCTGAACGATGACTGCAAGGAGGCCTTTCACCTGCTGCAGGACTCCCACCTGCAG CACCTTCTGTTCGCCCACGATGCGATTGCCCAGAAGGACTTCTACCCGCACCTGCCGGAGGCGCCTGTCGAAatggacgaggacgaggagacCATCAAGATTGTGCAGCTCGTCAAGAGCAACGAGCCCCTG ACAGGAGCACAGAGTGCGGAGCCAATTGTT GGCGCCACCATTAAAACGGACGAGGAGTCGGGCAAGATAATCATCGCCAGAATCATGCACGGCGGCGCTGCAGATCGCTCCGGATTGATTCACGTCGGCGACGAGGTCATCGAGGTCAACAACATCAACGTGGAAGGCAAAACGCCGGGCGATGTGCTCACCATACTG CAAAACTCGGAGGGCACCATTACCTTTAAGCTGGTTCCCGCGGACAACAAGGGCGCCCAGCGCGAGTCCAAGGTTCGGGTGAGGGCCCACTTTGACTACAATCCAGATGTGGATCCCTACATCCCGTGCAAGGAGGCGGGTCTGGCCTTCCAGCGTGGCGATGTGTTGCACATTGTGGCCCAGGACGATGCCTACTGGTGGCAGGCGCGCAAGGAGCACGAGCGCTCGGCGAGAGCAGGTTTGATTCCCAGCCGCGCGCTGCAGGAGCGCCGCATCCTCCACGACCGTACACAGAAGAACGGCACCGATCTGGACTCGAAGC AGAACGACGACTTCGACCGCGAGCAGATCGCCACGTACGAGGAGGTGGCCAAGTTGTATCCACGGCCCGGAGTCTTCAGGCCCATAGTGCTCATCGGAGCACCCGGCGTGGGGCGGAATGAACTGCGCCGCCGGCTGATAGCCCGGGATCCCGAGAAGTTCCGCAGTCCGGTGCCGT ATACCACCCGACCAATGCGCACAGGTGAAGTGGCCGGACGAGAGTATATCTTTGTGGCCCGCGAGAAAATGGACGCGGACATCGAGGCGGGAAAATTCGTGGAGCATGGCGAGTACAAGGGTCATTTGTACGGAACCTCGGCGGAGAGTGTCAAGTCGATTGTGAATGCCGGATGCGTATGTGTGCTGAGTCCGCACTACCAGGCGATCAAGACTCTGCGCACAGCTCAGCTGAAGCCCTTCCTCATCCATGTGAAGCCCCCAGAGTTGGAGATCCTGAAGGCCACGCGAACGGAGGCGCGTGCCAAATCCACATTCGACGAGGCGAATGCCAGGAGTTTTACGGACGAAGAGTTCGAGGACATGATCAAGTCTGCCGAACGCATCGATTTCCTGTACGGACACTTCTTCGACGTAGAGCTGGTCAACGGCGAACTGGTCAACGCTTTCGAGCAGCTGGTCCAGAATGTCCAGCGCCTCGAGAACGAGCCAGTATGGGCACCATCCATGTGGGTGCAGTAG